The DNA window TATGTTCCCATGTATTAAGCGGTTTGGAATGACTTCCGACGAGTTTGCCAACAGGCTTTTGCAGGAGGAGAAGATTGCCATCGTTCCGGGAACCGCATTCGGTGACTGCGGCGAGGGATATCTGCGTGTATCCTATGCGTATTCCCTGGAAGACCTTCAGAAGGCGATTGCGCGTATCCGGCGCTTCGTAGACAGACTGGACGGAAAGGCGGCGCAGTAACAGTGAATATTGTTTTATATGAGCCTGAGATGCCGATGAATACGGGCAATATCGGCAGGAGCTGCGTGGCGACCAATACGCGGCTCCATCTGATTGAGCCGCTTGGATTCCGTCTCAGTGATAAAGAGATCAAGAGGGCGGGGCTGGATTACTGGCCCCATCTTGATGTGACGGTTTACAGTGATTATAAGGATTTCCTGGACCGCAATCCGGGAGCGAAGATTTACATGGCTACGACGAAAGCGCCGAATGTGTATTCCGATGTGAAATATGAACCGGACTGCTATATCATGTTTGGACCGGAGAGCCGGGGAATCCCGGAGGACATTCTGGTGGAGAACCAGGAGACTTGTGTCAGGATTCCGATGTGGGGAGAAACACGTTCCCTGAACCTGTCCAATTCTGTGGCGATAATCCTTTACGAGGCGCTGAGGCAGAATGGATTTGAGCAGATGACCATGGAAGGCCACCTGAGGAATTTTGACTGGAAATAAAGAACATTTCCGCCGGATACAAAGAATATTCCCACCGGATATAAAGAACATTCCCACCGGAAACCGGGGGAAAATAAAACTATCGTTTTACCATAGTAGAACACAGGAGGCAAGGATATGATTATACAGAGTGAAAGAGTCTGGGTGGCGGGGCAGTTTGCGCCGCTGCAGCTGGAAGTTCAGTCGGGTGTGATTCAGGGGATCCTGCCATATGGGACTCAGGAAGCGGATGAGGATTACGGCACAGACCGTATTGTCCCCGGCTTCATTGACGTACACACACACGGAGCCTACGGTTTTGACACAAATGACGCCGAACCGGCAGGCCTCAGGGACTGGGTCAGGAGAGTGCCGGAGGAGGGCGTGACGGCAATTCTGCCCACCACCGTTACCCAGATGCCGGAAATTCTTACGGCCGCCTTAAAGAATGTGGCTGAGGTGATGGAAGAAGGCTATGAGGGCGCCGAAATTCTGGGAATTCACTTTGAAGGGCCTT is part of the [Clostridium] symbiosum genome and encodes:
- a CDS encoding tRNA (cytidine(34)-2'-O)-methyltransferase — its product is MNIVLYEPEMPMNTGNIGRSCVATNTRLHLIEPLGFRLSDKEIKRAGLDYWPHLDVTVYSDYKDFLDRNPGAKIYMATTKAPNVYSDVKYEPDCYIMFGPESRGIPEDILVENQETCVRIPMWGETRSLNLSNSVAIILYEALRQNGFEQMTMEGHLRNFDWK